The Candidatus Eisenbacteria bacterium DNA segment TGCCGAGGTCCGGCTCGTGGCCGACCAGCGCCACGGTCTCGTCGGGCGGAAGCTTCGACAGCCGCTCGAGCACCGTGCGGAAAGAATGACCCGGCGCCAGCGCGTCGAACGTCTCGGGCTTGGCCCGGTCTTCGCAGGTTTCGGCCAGGATCTGCGCGGTTTCGGCCGCGCGGGTCAGCGGACTGGTGAGGATGCGGGAGAGATCGCGCTCCAGGCGGATCAGGCCGCGGCAGGCGAGCTGCGTGCGGGCGATGCCGCGCGGCGTCAGCGGCCGCGCATCATCGTCCGCCCATCGCTCGGGATCGCGTTTTCCGGCTGGTCCGTGCCTGAGTAGAACGACCCGCATGGTGGTTTCACGACCTGACTTGGAGGTGCGAGGGTGCTTCCGACTTCGAGGGAGAAGCATCAACACTACCCGTCGCCGGCATGGACCGGCAACGACGGTGAAGTGTAGCGCATAAGTGATTCCGACACCAACAGATACGACGCCTTCGGGTTGGCCGCTCGCGGGGCCTGGCTGCGGCCCCAATCCGTGCTTTGTGAATGCCGACGCGGTGCCGCTACCATGCGCCGTCCGATGCCCCGAGTCCAAGGTCCGCCCTCGAACGCGACGCTCTACAGCGCGTTCGTAGGCTGCGTGCTGATCTGGGGCAGCACTTTCCTCGTCATCGCCATCGGCAACGACGCCGTTCCCCCGGTGTGGGGCGCGACCCTGCGGCTCGCGGTGGCGGCGGCGATCCTGTTCGCGATCATGGCGGTGCGGCGCCTTCCGTTTCCGCGTGGCGCGGCGCTGCGCAGCGCTTCGGTCTACGGCTTCTGCCAGTTCGGGCTCAACTTCCCTCTGCTCTATCTCGGCGAGATGACCGTGCCCTCGGGACTGGCGGCGGTCGTGTTCGCCACGATTCCCCTCTCCACCATCTTCTTCGCGCGCGTCTTCGGCCTCGAGCGTCTGTCGCGGCGCCGCATCCTCGGCGGCCTCATCGCGCTGGGCGGCATCGTGCTGATGTTCTCGTCCCAGCTCCAGGCGGCGGTCCATCCGCTCGGATTGGTGGAGGTCCTGATCGCCACCTGGGTCGCGTGTCTGGGCTCGGTGGCCCTGAAACGCGGCCCTCGGCAGTCGCCGATCATCACCAACGCGGTCGGTTGCCTGGTGGGGATGCTGGCGTGCCTCTTGTGGACCACCTTGCTGCGCGAGCCGATGCGAGTGCCGACGACGTGGGAGGAGATCGCGCCGATCCTCTATTTGGCGGTTGCCGGGTCGGTCGGCGCGTTCGTGCTGTGGGCATGGCTGGTGAACCACTGGGAGATCTCGCGCACCAGCTACATCGCGGTCATCCTGCCACCCGTCGCGGTGAGCCTCGGCGCCCTGGTCCGGCACGAGCGCCTGGGAGTGTCGACGCTGATCGGCGCGGCGGTCGTGCTGGCGGGCGTGACGGTGGGACTGCGGTCCCCGGCCCCTCAGCCCTCTCCGGTCTCGAGCTCCAGCAAGGCCTCGACCGGATAGGACGCCAGCATCGCGCGTCCACCGAGATCCTTCAGCTCGATCAGGAACAGCAACGCCTCGACCCGGGCTTCGAGCTGCTCGACCAGGCGCGCGGTCGCCGCCGCGGTGCCTCCCGTCGCGAGCACATCATCCACGATCACCGCGCGCTGTCCGCTGCGCAGCGCGTCGGCCTGGATCTCGAGCGTGTCTTCCCCGTACTCGAGCGAATAGACCTGACGCACGGTCGGACCCGGGAGCTTCCCGAACTTGCGGGCCGGCACCAGCGGCACGTTCCAGGCGAGCGCAAGGCCGACGCCAAACAGGAATCCCCGCGACTCGATCGCCACCACGGCGTCGGGCGGCTCGACGCGATCCGCCATCGAGCGGATCGCCTGAGACAACGCGCGCGGCTCGGCCAGCAGCGGCGTGATGTCCTTGAAGACGATCCCGCGTCGCGGAAAGTCCGGGACGTCGCGGATGAAGCGGCGAAGGTCGAGCTCGGGGTTCAATGGATGACGGTGCCGGAAGCGCGCTCCAGCTCGTGGTAGTCGAGGGCGCGTCGCAGCTTGTCGAGCGCGCGCGCCTCGATCTGGCGGACTCGCTCGCGCGAGATCCCGAAGTGCTCGCCGGTCTGCGCCAGGGTGCGCGCGACGCCGTCGTAGAATCCATAGCGGATGCGCAGGATCTGCTCCTCGCGCTGGCTGAGCGACCGCAGCAGCCGGTCCAGCTTCTCGTGCTCGAGCTGGATCTCGACCAGGCGCTCCACCGAGGGCGGCGCCTCGCCGAGGTCCTCGGTCGAGAGCTGCTCGAACGCTTCGAGCCCCGAGCCTTCGTCGAGCGAGCGCAGGCCCGTGATCAAGGCGGCCAGTCGCTCGGCGCGGGGCGTGGAGATCCCGAGCTCCACCGCGATCTCGTCCATCCGCGGCTCGCGGTTGAGCCGCGCTCGCAGGGTGCGCTCGGCGCGATTGAAGCGGCTGACCTGCTGGAACATCTGCACCGGAATGCGGACCGAGCGGGACTGCTCGGCGAGACCGCGCAGGATCGCCTGGCGGATCCAGATCGCCGCGTAGGTGCTGAAGCGCAGGCCACGTTCGGGCTCGAAGCGATCGACCGCCATGATGAGTCCGAGATTGCCTTCCTCGATCAGGTCGAGGAGCGGCAGGCCACGGCTGCGATAGCTCCGGGCGACGTGCACCACCAGCCGGAGATTGGCGAGGATGATCCGCTTGCGCGCCAGCTCGTCCCCTGCACGCGAGCGATAGGCGATCTCGATCAGATCCTCATGCGTGAGCAGCGGGATGCGCCCGATTTCGCCGA contains these protein-coding regions:
- the sixA gene encoding phosphohistidine phosphatase SixA encodes the protein MRVVLLRHGPAGKRDPERWADDDARPLTPRGIARTQLACRGLIRLERDLSRILTSPLTRAAETAQILAETCEDRAKPETFDALAPGHSFRTVLERLSKLPPDETVALVGHEPDLGKLAGVLLIGAPAALPLKKAGACVISFEGQVAAGSGHLEWFLTPGVLRRHVRHSKKAKV
- a CDS encoding adenine phosphoribosyltransferase, with translation MNPELDLRRFIRDVPDFPRRGIVFKDITPLLAEPRALSQAIRSMADRVEPPDAVVAIESRGFLFGVGLALAWNVPLVPARKFGKLPGPTVRQVYSLEYGEDTLEIQADALRSGQRAVIVDDVLATGGTAAATARLVEQLEARVEALLFLIELKDLGGRAMLASYPVEALLELETGEG
- a CDS encoding EamA family transporter yields the protein MPRVQGPPSNATLYSAFVGCVLIWGSTFLVIAIGNDAVPPVWGATLRLAVAAAILFAIMAVRRLPFPRGAALRSASVYGFCQFGLNFPLLYLGEMTVPSGLAAVVFATIPLSTIFFARVFGLERLSRRRILGGLIALGGIVLMFSSQLQAAVHPLGLVEVLIATWVACLGSVALKRGPRQSPIITNAVGCLVGMLACLLWTTLLREPMRVPTTWEEIAPILYLAVAGSVGAFVLWAWLVNHWEISRTSYIAVILPPVAVSLGALVRHERLGVSTLIGAAVVLAGVTVGLRSPAPQPSPVSSSSKASTG
- a CDS encoding RNA polymerase sigma factor RpoD/SigA, with translation MSGPELTRFSQRLQSILQQSRIAGEVRVRDYEALLVDPDFDPVAFERFRADAQRSGLSLPETDEEPTAADQVIPAGEPERDLLDIYLGEIGRIPLLTHEDLIEIAYRSRAGDELARKRIILANLRLVVHVARSYRSRGLPLLDLIEEGNLGLIMAVDRFEPERGLRFSTYAAIWIRQAILRGLAEQSRSVRIPVQMFQQVSRFNRAERTLRARLNREPRMDEIAVELGISTPRAERLAALITGLRSLDEGSGLEAFEQLSTEDLGEAPPSVERLVEIQLEHEKLDRLLRSLSQREEQILRIRYGFYDGVARTLAQTGEHFGISRERVRQIEARALDKLRRALDYHELERASGTVIH